Proteins from one Porites lutea chromosome 3, jaPorLute2.1, whole genome shotgun sequence genomic window:
- the LOC140929456 gene encoding uncharacterized protein, giving the protein MPSKPTSNSTKRTPSSQGSKEPTTPPSRAQEPTTLSRAEKPTTPSRAEKPTTPSREEKPTTPSRAQEPTTPSQAQVPATPPPSGAKVPTTLPSTAQVSSVGPTSQDLELEGFIHTLSPIKKANNKSKTPYFDCLVQTSNASKVRAVCYETKKRTTLHQAYSSKTPVKISGVKRLPSTSFSDSLEEYKIAKMAKITPTTTEFDYNPDVASSIYSVQQALDGDVYKTIDVTAKVVNKENNKQPIVSKEKQLMKTECVIADHTNAIALTLWEDLIDAVDCGKTYKFKNVKIRSFNDIKYLTTNEGTTIHQDQDIHDINMDCEDISLSLNISERKCISAKLKRELSCIACNACIKGIASDGMITCQNCQMTTLEENCSHKLVAQLIILTAKGKVQSYTCFNDALQSFLASSNTNLTMDTIDLDELKKLLLTSPAKQMIIDDSTKTITQFLL; this is encoded by the exons ATGCCTTCAAAACCAACATCAAACAGCACAAAACGCACACCATCATCACAAGGTTCGAAGGAACCCACTACACCACCATCACGAGCCCAAGAACCCACTACACTATCACGAGCCGAAAAACCCACTACACCATCACGAGCCGAAAAACCCACTACACCATCACGAGAAGAAAAACCCACTACACCATCACGAGCCCAAGAACCCACTACACCATCACAAGCCCAAGTTCCTGCAACACCACCACCATCAGGAGCAAAAGTGCCCACGACACTGCCATCAACTGCCCAAGTCTCATCTGTAGGACCTACATCTCAAG atCTTGAATTAGAGGGTTTCATCCACACTCTTAGTCCTATCAAAAAGGCTAACAACAAGTCAAAGACACCATATTTTGACTGCCTTGTTCAGACAAGCAACGCGTCCAAAGTTAGAGCAGTGTGCTATGAAACCAAAAAGCGAACCACTTTGCATCAAGCTTATAGTTCCAAAACGCCTGTAAAGATTAGTGGAGTGAAACGACTACCTTCCACAAGTTTCAGTGACTCGTTGGAAGAGTACAAGATCGCCAAAATGGCCAAAATCACCCCAACCACGACAGAGTTTGACTATAATCCAGATGTGGCATCCTCAATCTACAGTGTTCAACAAGCTCTTGATGGCGATGTATACAAAACTATTGATGTGACAGCAAAAGTcgtcaacaaagaaaacaacaaacaaccaatTGTTTCCAAGGAAAAACAACTAATGAAAACTGAATGTGTTATTGCTGATCACACCAATGCTATCGCATTGACACTTTGGGAAGACCTTATTGATGCAGTAGATTGCGGAAAAACATATAAGTTCAAGAATGTAAAAATTAGATCATTCAATGACATAAAGTATCTAACTACCAATGAAGGAACCACCATCCACCAAGACCAAGACATCCATGATATTAACATGGATTGTGAAGACATAAGCCTTAGCTTAAACATTTCAGAAAGAAAATGTATCTCAGCAAAACTCAAAAGAGAATTATCCTGCATTGCTTGTAATGCATGTATTAAAGGCATAGCATCAGACGGCATGATCACGTGTCAGAACTGCCAAATGACTACCCTAGAAGAAAACTGCAGCCATAAGCTTGTAGCACAATTAATAATCTTAACAGCAAAAGGAAAGGTTCAAAGTTACACATGCTTTAATGATGCTTTGCAGAGCTTCCTAGCATCAAGCAACACAAACTTGACAATGGACACCATTGATCTGGATGAATTGAAAAAACTGCTGCTAACATCTCCTGCCAAGCAAATGATTATAGATGATTCGACAAAAACTATAACCCAATTTCTACTATAA